The proteins below come from a single Maylandia zebra isolate NMK-2024a linkage group LG23, Mzebra_GT3a, whole genome shotgun sequence genomic window:
- the LOC101487938 gene encoding duodenase-1 gives MVGPAEQAFCPQSPQPRLLPRQETATAQTQKVLLLLVLTCFGQLVHGGGIIHGGKAPESSMRYMVSVQNNGGHVCGGFLITNNFVVTAAHCFNDFPTHVVLGNHNLKNGQIVEIKNKFVYSSYNTPEKGDDIMLLQLATTNDLHDEIQLPHAEIDLTENEVCQVAGWGKTMNGGKTVGELRVVDVSVINPQVCKNQWPQLPANVICAGGYGTSKGFCQGDSGGPLVCKGFAVGIVSFNHNSNCNYPDKPNVYTDITKYLQWIDMILQNHKTF, from the exons ATGGTTGGTCCTGCTGAGCAGGCATTTTGTCCCCAGAGTCCTCAGCCACGCCTTTTgcccagacaggaaacagccaccgcccaaacccag AAAGTTCTCCTCCTCCTTGTTCTGACCTGCTTTGGACAACTCG TGCATGGGGGTGGCATCATACATGGAGGAAAAGCACCGGAGAGTTCAATGCGATATATGGTCTCTGTGCAAAACAACGGCGGTCATGTGTGTGGAGGGTTTCTCATCACTAATAACTTTGTGGTCACTGCCGCACACTGTTTTAACGA CTTCCCCACGCATGTTGTTCTTGGCAACCACAATCTCAAGAATGGCCAAATAGTagagattaaaaacaaattcgTCTATAGCAGTTACAACACACCCGAGAAGGGTGATGACATCATGCTCCTACAA TTGGCAACCACAAACGATCTACACGATGAAATTCAACTTCCGCATGCTGAAATAGATCTAACAGAAAATGAAGTGTGCCAGGTGGCTGGATGGGGAAAAACTATGAATGGTGGTAAAACTGTTGGTGAGCTGAGGGTGGTGGACGTGTCTGTCATTAACCCACAAGTCTGTAAGAATCAATGGCCTCAACTTCCTGCCAATGTTATCTGTGCAGGTGGATATGGCACAAGCAAAGGATTCTGTCAG GGTGATTCTGGTGGTCCTCTGGTGTGCAAAGGGTTTGCTGTTGGTATCGTTTCTTTCAACCACAACAGCAATTGTAACTACCCAGATAAACCCAACGTCTACACGGACATCACAAAATACCTCCAATGGATCGACATGATTCTACAAAACCACAAAACATTTTGA
- the LOC143415136 gene encoding uncharacterized protein LOC143415136, giving the protein MLIKVKHRETKKYAKLEEVSFTDFVRAVQQKFLIPENAALKVTDEQGIEVDEDIFPELAAVKEVCFVIYTAEDILETQSSKKLRDCSDLTHYVTLTPCDLTVLKQHVEEPSSPSLTDTLSVSTTSSQSSDTSDAGLQMVQPLLDSIHERNVDTVLN; this is encoded by the exons ATGTtgataaaagtaaaacacagagagacaaagaaatATGCAAAATTGGAAGAAGTCAGCTTCACAGATTTTGTGAGAGCAG TGCAGCAGAAGTTTCTCATACCAGAAAATGCAGCACTGAAAGTCACGGATGAGCAGGGTATAGAGGTGGATGAGGATATCTTTCCTGAACTTGCAGCAGTCAAAGAGGTGTGTTTTGTCATCTATACAGCTGAAG ACATCCTGGAAACACAATCATCCAAGAAGCTGCGTGACTGCTCAGACCTAACACACTATGTGACACTCACACCTTGTG ATTTGACTGTCCTGAAGCAACATGTGGAAGAGCCCTCCTCTCCAAGTCTAACAGATACATTGTCTGTCTCAACCACCAGCAGTCAGAGCAGTGACACAAGTGATGCCGGACTTCAAATGGTTCAGCCTCTATTGGACAGCATACATGAAAGAAATGTAGATACAGTACTTAATTGA